The genomic region CGAAAGAATTCATTTTGATATTTTTCTTAATAAACCGGATCTCAATTACAAAAATCATATTTCAAACGTATTCGCTTCGGCAGGATTTGATTCTTTTTCAATTTCCACTTCGGATTTACTTTCCGAAGTAATAAAGACCAGCCGAAATGAATTTTTATTCACTTCGGAAAACCGCTCTTCGTTAAAAGCTTCCATGCAAAACGTAGGGAAAGCCGATTTCAAGATCTTCCCGGACAGTTTTGACAGCGAATATGTTTTTACACCGGACAGAATTGCGCTTTCACGTTTTTCACTCACCGCGCTGTACAGCGCTTCAATCACCCGAAGCGCGATAGAAGGCGTTGAATCCTCAATATTTTATCAGGACGGAAAGAATATTCCTATTGTCGTAAAATACAAAAAAGACGATATATCTTCGCTTAGGGATGTGGAAAATCTGATTGTAAAAATCGGGCAAACTTCCGTTCCGCTTCATGTTTTGGGCGGTTTTTCACAACAGCAAAATGAAAAGATACTTTATCGGTATAATCGCAGAGCGGCAAAAATTTTAGCGCCGCAGGATCAGAAACTTTCACAGCTTAAAATTAATGGTTTTGAATGTGAAAATCTTAAAAAGCAGGAAATAAAAGAACTTTGGGGCGACAGCGCCTTCCTTTTGATCGTAGTTTTTGTTCTGCTCTACCTTGTACTAGGCTCGCAATTCGAATCGTTTTTAATTCCGCTTTTGCTTCTTGCAGCCTTGCCGGCGGCTTTGTCCGGCGCGTTCATTTTTCTTACGATTTTTCAAAAAAATCCCGATATCAACACGGTTATTGCTATGGTCGTGCTTTTCGGAAGCGTCGTAAACAATTCGATCATTCTGTATGAAAAATGTTCGCAGGAAAAAGTTTCAACCGAACAGGATATTATAAAATGCTGCGTTTCAAAACTTCAGGCGCTGCTTCTCACAAATCTTACGACTATCATTTCGTTGATTCCGTTTGCCGTTGATTTGAAAAATACTTCAACACAATCAACGGTCGCGCTGACGATCATCGGCGGAATGATTTTTTCACTTGCCCTATCGCTTTTTATTTTTCCGCTTCTGCTGCTTCCCGTCTTGAAGCGTAAAAACTTATCAAAACGGGAGGATTTAAAATGAATTCATGGTATGCAAAACAAAAGCTGCCGCTGTTCATTTTTGCAATAATCTGCCTGATTTTTTCTTTTACGGGGCGGGGAATAAATTTCGGCAAGGCCTCAGACAGCCGGTATAATGTTTTTACAATTGAGTTTGAATATTTCGGCATGGACGCAGGAGAACTTGAAAAAACAATTACGCTTCCGCTGGAAGAGAAAATAACAGAGATTACAGGTCTTGCCGAAATGCGTTCGGTTTCCGAAAACGGTAAAACAGCCGTTACGACTTGGTTTGACAAATCCATAAGCTCAAAAAAAATATATTTGAACTTGCGAAACCTTGTTGATAATTTATATGCGGAACTGCCTTCCGCAGTTCAAAAACCCAGAATTTATTCCGCCCAAAACGATTCCAAAGCGATTTTTTCTTTTACGGTTTCTTCCCGAAAAGACCTTTCCTCGCTTCGACAATTTATAGATTCAACTATTAAAAAGCAATTTGAATCTATTCAAGGCGTTGCGGACGTAATTGTTGCCGGCGGCGCGGTAAAAGAACTTACCGTAAAATTTGATCCGGATATTCTTGTTTCAAAAAATTTAAATCCTCAGGTTTTTGCCCAAATCGTTCAGGATGCAAATGTAGTTTATTCGGGAAGCGTTTTGCATCTTCCGCAAAATGATCATAAAATTCAATTCGACACAAAACTTCAAACTATAGAACAGATCCGAAAATTGCCGGTAAAGCTCAACGAACGATATATTACGATCGACACGATTGCGGATATTGATTTTTCAAACCGCGAGCAGGAAGAAATCGTCAGAATTAACGGAGAAGAAGCTGTTTCCATTCAAATAAAGGCTTCTTCCGATGCAAATATCATAAAAACCGCTAAGCAATGTAATGAAATCCTTGAAAAATCAGGCATTCCGAAAGAAAACTACGCGATAATTACCGACGAGGGCGCGATTCAAAAAAAACTTATAAAGCGATTGATTTTGGCAATTCTGCAAAGCTACTTTTTTTTAATTTTAGTTGTTCCGCTGTTTTATTCGGAATTCAAAACAATTTTTCTGATTTTGCTTTCAATTCCGTTTACGATTTTCTGGACAATTCTTCAGCTTTCAACCATTGGTATAAGTCTTGATGCAAACTGTCTTTCAGGTTTGTCAATTTCAATCGGTCTGATCGCAGATCCTATGCTTGTAATTTCGGAACAGGCGGAACTTTGCCGAAGCAAAAAACATTTTGCGTCGCAGTGTAGATTTCTGCTTCCTTCGCTGTTTTCTTCAACAATAACGTCGCTTCTGGCAATAATCCCGCTGTACAACGCAAATTACATCGTCCAGGGAATCCGCTCGATTTTAACCGTAATTGTTTTAATGCTTTGCAACTCAACTGTTATAGCGACAGTTTTTTTCCCTTGCTTTATCTTTGTACAAAAAAAGCGCAATTTTCTTTCGATAAGTCTGCTCAAGCCGATTAAAAAACGGGCCGAAGCGTTTTTGAAAATCCTTTTACCGCCTGAAAAAAACAATTCAAAGCCGGTTTCGATAATTTATGCGCTGATGTGTGTTTTGCCTTTCTTTTTTCTGCTTTTTTCCGGTAAAAACATTACCCAAGAGGCGGAAAGCGATATTTTGTATGTTTCGATAGAATATCCGCCTGAAAAAAAAGTTTCTTTTATCGACGGCTATGTAAAAAATATTTCAGATCAAATTGAAAAAAGCGTTCGACCGAATTTTATTATAAGCGAATGCAGGCAGGGGAACGCTCAAATCGAAATCGGTTTTAATTCGGAAAATGTTTCAAAAGAAACGCTGGCTGAAAAAATTCTTTCGTTTTCTTCCCTTGCAGAAGACGGAATGATTTTTATTCAAAATTTGAATCAATTAAACAACCGCAGGACACAGGAATTCGAAATTGCAGTTACGGGCGAAGAAAACCGAAAATGCCGCGAATTGGCTTCAAAAGCTTCCGAATTCATTTCAAGAGACCCGCAAAATATTGAAACCGTACTGAATTTCAAGCAAAATCCGAAAGAAATTGAACTTAAAATCGATGCTCGGAAAAATGCCCGTTTGGGGCTTAGCACGCAAGATATTGCAAACACATTACATTGGATGCTGTTCGGCCCCGTTGTTGACAAATGGATTCGCAACAGCAATGAATATGACATAAGAATTCTGTCCTCCGCAAAAAGAAACCTTGAACTGCAGGATTTCAAAAATCTTCCGATTCCGACAAAAACAAGCAATGTAAAATTGTCAGCCTTAGGTGAAATTACGGTAAAAGAAGGAAACGGAAAGATTTATCGATTAAACGGCAGACGATGCGCTTTTTTTACAATAAAGCGGGCGGGAACGAGCACTACAAAAAATGTTAACGAGTTGAAAAAACAGATGAGACATATCGGTTTTCCCAAAGGATACGATTATCACTTTTCAAAGGAAATAGAAAAGCTGAAAGAGCAATATCTTAGGTTGATTGTTTTAACGTTTTTTTCAGTTGCAATAATATTCTTATATTTAACTGCAGCCGCTCAAAATTTCAAAAAAACGCTTTTAATGATTTCAATAATTCCGGCTTCCGCCTTCATCCCGTTTTTAATTAAATTCATAACCAAAAGTCCTCTTCATCCGGGAGACTTGATAGGTCTTACAATTTCAAGCGGAATCGTAATAAACAACTCGATTTATTTATCGATGTCCGGAATTCAAACAAGTAAAATCCTGAACGAAAGAATTAGAAGCATATTATCAACAACAATAACAACAATTCTCGGCGCCGCGCCAATACTTTTTTCGCCGTTAACCGGATTTCCGAAAGACATAGCCTTTTTTATGTTCTGGGCGTCGATAAATTCTTTATTGACATCAATTATTCTGTATCCGAGAATAATGTCGGCGCATCGGGGGTAAATAGCCGTGCCGGTTTCGAAATATCAGACAATAATGCCATGCTTTCGGCATGAGCGTCGTTCGCTTCGCTCAGGTCAGTCGACTGCGCCTTCCCTTAAGCCGATCTGCAATATCTTGAGTTTGAGCGTTCTTGGCAATTTTCCAAAAAATTTTCAATGGGGATGCATCCTAATGAATAAGGCTTAGCCATAGACACCTCACTAAGACCGTAAACAAGTGTTTGAATTTTACTTAAACTGTTTACTTAAATTAGTAATTTGATGTCACGCCAAGCCTTACTTTATTGGGATTGGTGGTGTCGTAAATCCTTGTAACACAAAGATTTACATTTTTAGCAGGGGTTGGACTTGAACCAACGGCCTCCGGGTTATGAGCCCGACGAGCTGCCAACTGCTCTACCCTGCGTCGTGTCCGATTATATTAATACAAAAAAACAACGATGTCAAGACGTCGTGAAAATTATCGCAGCTTGCAGAAGCATAATGAAACCTTGCCGTTTACAATGTAAAGCGACTTTCAAGATAAGCGAAACTTTAATTACATATTATCCTGTTCCGATTTTCCGCAATAGCCAAGTCCTTCATGAGGAACACATTACCGGTTACAAATTCACCCCCGATCTTTTCCACGGAATAAATCGATTGACGCGTTTACAATACTCCGAATATTCGTCGCCGAAGCGTTTTGAAAGCCATTTTTCTTCCGTCAGCTTCATAAAAACGGTGAGATACAGCCAAAGGAGCGGCGGCAAAATCAACAAATACCGATTCCGGCAGAACAGCAGCGTTCCGGTACAGATGAATAAAAAAGCGGAATAAATGGGATTTCGCACAAGGGCATACACGCCGTCCGTCGCAAGCCGGTTCGATTTTATTTTGGCGTCGATCCGCGCTCCGAATACCGCAGCGCACCACAATGCAATGCCGCCGGAAATGCACAATATTCCTGCAATTGTAAAAAGAACGGCCGCGGGCATACCGCTTACATTGCCGCCTGCAAGCGCACCGAATTTTACGAGCGCAATGCCTATGGCGGTGAACGCAACCATAACCGCAACGCACATCGGCCCTACGCCCATCACCGGAAGATGCGCCTGTTTGTTTTCCGTCGATTTTTTTGCGGATGTTTTATCCATTGATTTATCATTCATGCACAAATAGGTTCCTCCTCCTTTTTACCCAACCGGCAAAAAAAGAGCTTCTAAAAATGAATTCATCATAATTAACCCTTAGCTCTGCTTTTTGCCGTTACGCACGGAACGTCTATGCGTAGGACCGCAACCGATTTTGTCATCTGTTCGGATATTTCGAAATCTCTGCCGGTCTGCGTTTTCATCATGAGCTTTAAGCCGAAAATCTTTTCTTTTACGTCGTCAACAAGA from Treponema parvum harbors:
- a CDS encoding efflux RND transporter permease subunit, encoding MNSWYAKQKLPLFIFAIICLIFSFTGRGINFGKASDSRYNVFTIEFEYFGMDAGELEKTITLPLEEKITEITGLAEMRSVSENGKTAVTTWFDKSISSKKIYLNLRNLVDNLYAELPSAVQKPRIYSAQNDSKAIFSFTVSSRKDLSSLRQFIDSTIKKQFESIQGVADVIVAGGAVKELTVKFDPDILVSKNLNPQVFAQIVQDANVVYSGSVLHLPQNDHKIQFDTKLQTIEQIRKLPVKLNERYITIDTIADIDFSNREQEEIVRINGEEAVSIQIKASSDANIIKTAKQCNEILEKSGIPKENYAIITDEGAIQKKLIKRLILAILQSYFFLILVVPLFYSEFKTIFLILLSIPFTIFWTILQLSTIGISLDANCLSGLSISIGLIADPMLVISEQAELCRSKKHFASQCRFLLPSLFSSTITSLLAIIPLYNANYIVQGIRSILTVIVLMLCNSTVIATVFFPCFIFVQKKRNFLSISLLKPIKKRAEAFLKILLPPEKNNSKPVSIIYALMCVLPFFFLLFSGKNITQEAESDILYVSIEYPPEKKVSFIDGYVKNISDQIEKSVRPNFIISECRQGNAQIEIGFNSENVSKETLAEKILSFSSLAEDGMIFIQNLNQLNNRRTQEFEIAVTGEENRKCRELASKASEFISRDPQNIETVLNFKQNPKEIELKIDARKNARLGLSTQDIANTLHWMLFGPVVDKWIRNSNEYDIRILSSAKRNLELQDFKNLPIPTKTSNVKLSALGEITVKEGNGKIYRLNGRRCAFFTIKRAGTSTTKNVNELKKQMRHIGFPKGYDYHFSKEIEKLKEQYLRLIVLTFFSVAIIFLYLTAAAQNFKKTLLMISIIPASAFIPFLIKFITKSPLHPGDLIGLTISSGIVINNSIYLSMSGIQTSKILNERIRSILSTTITTILGAAPILFSPLTGFPKDIAFFMFWASINSLLTSIILYPRIMSAHRG
- a CDS encoding methyltransferase family protein, translating into MNDKSMDKTSAKKSTENKQAHLPVMGVGPMCVAVMVAFTAIGIALVKFGALAGGNVSGMPAAVLFTIAGILCISGGIALWCAAVFGARIDAKIKSNRLATDGVYALVRNPIYSAFLFICTGTLLFCRNRYLLILPPLLWLYLTVFMKLTEEKWLSKRFGDEYSEYCKRVNRFIPWKRSGVNL